From the Gemmatimonadota bacterium genome, the window GGATCGGCCACGTACTTGGCAAGGTCGGCGTGGGCCAGTTTCTTGGCCTCGATCAGGGTGTGGAGGTAGCGGGCCGAGTTGTGGCCCATCGATTTGAGGTTGATCGGCTCCAGCATCTTGAGCATCTGGAGCGCGGCAATGCCTTGGCCGGCCGGCGGGAGTTCGTGAAGGGTGTAGCCCTTGTAGTTGACCGAGAGCGGCTCGACCCATCGGGGCGTCATGGCCCGGAGATCCTCGAGGGTCAGGTAGCCGCCCAATTTCTCGAGGCCGGTCACGAACTCCCGGCCAAGGTCGCCCCCGTAGAAGACGCCGATGCCGCCCGCGGCAATCCGACGGAAGGTCCGGGCCTGGTCGGGATTCTTGAACCATTCGCCGGGGGTCGGGGCCCGCCGGCCCTCGATCAGGTAGGTGGTTCGGGCTCCGGGATCACCGGACAACTTCTCGACCTCGGTGGCCCAATCTTGGGCAATGACCGGACTGACCGGGAACCCCTCTTCGGCCAGCCGGATGGCCGGAGCGAGCACTTCGCCTAACGTCTTGGTGCCGTATTTGGTGAGGAGGGCGTTCCAGCCGGCCAGCGCGCCGGGCACGGTGACGGCCCGGGCTCCGGTGTTGGGGGCCGTCGTCTCACCGGCGGCCACCAAGCCGGCCACGTCGACCTTTGACCCCGATTTGCCCGAGGCGTCGAGGCCAACCAGGCGCTTCTCCTTGGCCGACCAGAGGATGGCGAACATGTCGCCGCCCATGCCGGTCATGTGGGGTTCGGTGACGTTGAGCACCGCGGCCGCGGCGACGACGGCGTCGATCGCGTTGCCGCCCTGTTCGAGGATGGCGAGCGCGGCGGTGGTGGCCAGTGGTTGACTGGTGGCGACGGCGGCCCGGGGGGCGTAGACCGTCGAGCGGCCGGACCGAGTGGCGGGACTGGTGACTTGGGCCATGAGGGGCGGCACCGAGAGTGAGAGCGCGAGCAGGGTCGAGCGGATGGTCATGGGTTTGGCCGTTTGGTCGGTTTTTTCCGATACGGTGCAACGGGCGCTTGCCACGTGGCGAGCAGCAGCGAGAGCAGCGGCAGCATGACGGACTCCAGGAAATGAGAGTTCGAGACGCCGAAACCTGATTCAATGGCAGGGTGGCCACAAGGACGCGAGCCCGAATAGCCGGGCCGTCCTGGGGTTCAGCGGATCAACCGGATCGGCAGTTCCCCCCGCGGCTCCAATACGATGGATGGCTGGAGCGCTACCGGCTCGCCGATGCACTGCCGCGCGCCACCGCCGAAAGGATAGAACGCGAACCGAGGCCTGGTGGCCACCGCCGCGCCAGACCTTCCGAGATCGCCTGCGTCAGGATCCCGTCGCCACCGAAACGGTACGGGGGATAGAAGGTCGTGGCGTGGCAGAAGCGCAATGTTGGGGGATGATAATGCCGGGACCATCCCGGTGCCCGTCACCGCCGGATCGGTACCACCAGCACGCTCGGGTGGGCCCGATCGTGGAAGACGGTGATCCGCGCGGTTCGGGCGTCTCGCCGAGTTTCCTTCGCCACGACGCCCCCGGAGTTGAAGTTCTGCTGGCGTTCGGTGCCGTTCGGCGAGCGGAAGAACAGCCGGAGCCGGCTCCCCCTCGCGATCCGGCGGGCGAACCAGTTGAAGTTGGTGAGTTGGTACGGAAGCGGCACACCTGGTGGCACCAGCTTCTCCTGCCGGAGTGATTCCCGGTACCGAGCCCGGAGTTGGGCGCTCGCGAGTTCAATGCTCCGTCCGTCGGGTAAGATCTCGAACAGGGTGGCGGCGAGGTCGGTGTCGGGCACATCGAGCGCGAGCCAGATCGTGAGCGCCACGTTTCCCGCGATTTCGGTTTCCTCCCAAAACGGTTCGGTGTGGTAGATCACTCCGTTGCCCCCGGTGTTGAGCACTCGGCCCTGATCGACGAACGAGAGCGCCGAAGGATGGGTGACATCGCCCGCGGCCGGGGGATCGAGCGGGTTGTAGGTATAGACGTCGGGATCGGAGCGGTCCGGGGCCGTCGGATCGAGGCGGCCGCCGCCAAACAGGTCGGTGGCCCGGCCGCCGGTCGAATTGAGATAGAACTTCTTGGTGTCGGTAGCCACGGCCTCGAGGCTGTCGGCATAGCGCCAGAAGTCGCCGTTGGATCCGGCGACGTAGTAGGCCACCCGCTTCTCCAGGAACTCAGGCCTCGACCCAATTCCTTGGAGGGTCCAGTCGTACCAGGCTTTGTGGAGCTGGTGGATGCTGAGCAAGCTCGCGGGTCCGAACCTGACGCCGTTCACCTCGGCCGTGGGAACCCGGGTGCCGCCGTGATCCCACGGCCCGATCACCAAATAGATGTTTTGCCGGGCCTCAGGCGTCGCATGTTGGAGGAACGCCCGGTAGTGGGTCAGGGTGCCGAGCTGATCGCCGTCGTAGTGCCCGGTGATCGTCAGAATCGGCTGGGTCATTCGGGCGTATTGCGCTGGCGTAGGCGACGTGGCGTCCCAATACGGACCAGGGGTCGGGTTCGCCAGCCATTTCTGGAACACGGTCGACTGGTTGCCCGCGATGCTGTCGAGCGCCTGGAACGGGAGCCCCTCCCGGCGGAGAATCTTGGCATACCCGGCCCACTGGCCCATGTCGGCAAAAATCTGGGCCTGGGCGGTCTTCCCAGAGGTGAAGGTGAGCCACTGGGGCAGGTAGGTCGAGAAGATGTTGCCCACCATCGGGAAATCGATGCCGAGGTACGCCGGCGCGACCGGTATGATGGTGGTGAGGTGGGGCGGCAGTTCCTTGATGGTGGCCCATTGATCGAACCCGCCGTACGAGCCGCCCCACATCCCGATCTTGCCGGTGCTCCACGGCTGGGCGGCAAACCACTCGACCACATCATGGCCGTCCTTGGCCTCGTTGATGAACGGTTCGAAGGCGCCCTCGGAGTTGCCGCGACCCCGGACGTCGACCGCGGCGAAGGTGTAGCCGTCGCGGGCCATTTCCATCGCGAACTTGTGGTAGGTGTCGCCGATGTAGGGGGTCAGGGTAAAGACCACCGGACCGGGCGTCGTGACCCCCCGCGGACGATAGATGGTGGCGTTCAAACGGATGCCGTCGCGGAGCAGAATCTTGACACCCCATTGAATCTCGACTTCCCGATCCTGCGCCGCGGCGGGACTCGCGACGATCGCGCCAGCGAATACCAGCAGTGTGGCCAACCGCATGTGGTAGCTCCATTCGAGGGTCAGGTCTTGATCGCCGCTAGTCTCCGCTCCACCATCCGCCGTGCTGCCTCGACCGGGGACTCTCCTCGGGCGGCGGCATCCTTGAAGATCCCGGTGAGCCGGGCGTCCATCTGTTGAATCGCGAGCTCGATCGCCTCGAAGGTGGCCCCTTCGTCCACCATCGCGAGCGACACCGCGCCGGCGCCGTTGACTACGTAGTCCGGGGCGTAGAGGATGTTCCGCGCCACCAACCGAGGCCCGTCCTCTGATGCTCGAAGCTGGTTGTTGGCCGCGCCGGCCACGACCCGGCACCGGAGTTTCGGAATCGTCGTTTCGTCGAGTGTCGCGCCGACTGAGCAGGGGGCGTAGATGTCGCAGGCCGTATCGTAGACCCGGTCGGTCGGGACCGTCTCCGCCTTGAGCTCCGCGGCGAGCGCCGCGACCTTCTCGGCGTTGATGTCGTTGAGCAGCACCACCGCCCCGCCCTTCGTGAGGTATCGAGCCAATGGCGCCCCCGTGTCGCCGCCGCCCTGAACGAGGACCCTCACCCCGCGGAGGTCGTCGGACCCCGTGACGTGCCGCCATGCGGCCCTCATGCCGACGAAGACGCCTAACGCCGTGTAGATCCCGGGGTCGTACGGGGCCTTGATCTTCCAGTCGTAGCAATGGACGAAGCGGGTGACCGTCGCGAGAAGCGCCATGTCGGCGGGCGTGGTCCCGATGTCCGGGCCGGTGCCGTACCGTCCGTTCAACGAATCGATCATCCGGCCAAACCGGAGCAGGAGGGCGGTCCGGTCCGGGCCGGCCACCGGCTTGGAGAGCGCGATGACTGCTTTGCCGCCGCCGTAATTCACGTCGATGGCCGCCCACTTGTTGGTCATCCCCTCAGCGAGCCGGATCGCGTCCCACAACCCTTCCTCGGGGCTCCCGTAGACCTTCATCCGGCAGCCGCCCACCGAGCGGGTGCCATGGGTGGCGTGAATGGCGATGAACATCCAGGCGTCGGCTTCCCGGTCGTAGCGCACCACCACCTCTTGGCCGGGCCAAGCCTTGATCAGATCGGTCCACGTGGTCATGTCGGGAGGTGCCTCTCTTGCGGTGTTGAAATTAGGCGCGATATTCCAACCATGTCAAGCAGAGCCCGGACCCGGCCCTACTCGATCAAGCGGCGCGACCAGATCGCCGCCCTCGAATCGGCGGTCCGCCAGGAAATCGTTGATACCATCCAGGCCGCCGGCCCCCTGTCGGCGCCGGAGGTGTCGACGCTGATGGGCCGCCCGGCCGATGCCCTCTACTACCATCTCAAGCGGCTGGTGAAGGTCGGCCTGTTGGTGGTCAAAGCCACCCGCCGGACCGGCCGCCGGGATGAGGCGGTGTACGATCTGGCCGGGCATCCGCTGGTGCTCGACTATCCGGTCAAGGTCGCAGGGCACGAGGATCCGCTCTCCCGGTTGGTGCGGTCCATGCTCCGGACCGGGGAGCGGGATTTCCGAGCGGCCGTCGGAACCGGCCAGGCCCGTCCTGACGGCGATCGCCGGAATCTCTGGGCCGGCCGGCGCCACGCGTGGCTCTCGCCCCGGGATCTCGAGCGGGTCAATGGATTAGTCGACCAATTGGTCGCGATCATGACCCGGGCCCGGAAGCCGGCCACCGGCGAGCTCTGTACCCTGACGCTGGTCCTCGCGCCCCGGGTGTCTCGAGCCGGCCGGCGCCCGCCTCGTTCTCCCTCGAACCGGAAGGCCGCATGAGCGACCATGGCGACGATCTGTTCGCTCCCAGCGTCATTGCCGATCCCTACACCTACTTCGGGCAGCTTCGCGAAACCGATCCAATTCACTGGAATGCCCGTTCCGAGCTCTGGATTATCACCCGGTACGACGACTTGGTCTGGTTGGTCCGACATCACGAGCTGTTCTCGTCCGCGGTCATCAGGTCGGACCAGCGGCCGCCCTACCCGCCGATCGACCCCGAGGACCGGGGGCTCTTCGAGGAGGTTCGCCACTTCCGGTCCGATCAGTTGGTGGAAAAAGACCGTCCCGATCACACCCGGATGCGAGAGGCGGTGCACGAGTACTTCACCCCGACGGCCATGGAGGCGTGGCGCCCGTTCGTCCGGACCGCGGTGGCTGAGTTGCTCGACGAGGTGGCCCCGAAGGGCAGGATGGATGTGCTCCAGGTGCTGGCCGCTCCGCTCCCGGTCCGGATCATCACGCACATGATGGGCGTCCCGAACGAGGACCGCGAGTACCTTCGCGAGCTGGCGGGCAAGCTTCTCTATATCAATCGGGGCGAACCGTACCGAATGAAGCCCTTGATGGAGGGCATCCGGGCCATGATGGCGTACGTCGAGCCGAAAGTTGGGACCCGGGCGGAACACCCGGAGAATGATTTCATTTCGGTCCTGGCCACGGCCGAGCAGGCGGGCGTCTTTACCCGCCATCAAGTCTTGGTCAACACCGCGCTCCTGTTGTTTGCCGGCCACGAGACCACCATGAACCTGATTTGCAATGGGACGCTGGCGCTGCTCCGCCATCCGGAGCAATGGGCCAAGCTCTGTGCCGACCCCGCGGGTCTGACCCGGCTCGCCACGGAGGAGTGTCTCCGTTACGATCCGCCGGTCAAATCGACTCAACGCATTGCCGCGGCCGATGTCGAGCGTCACGGCAAACAGATCAAGAAGGGCGACCGGATCCGGTGGATCATGGCCGCAGCCAATCGCGATCCGCGGGCTTTTACCGATCCCGACCGGTTCGACCTCTCCCGGAGCCCGAATCCGCATGTATCGTTCGGATCGGGGATCCATTACTGCCTTGGCGCCACGTTGGCTCGGGTCGAGGGGCAAGAGGTGTTTCGGGCGCTGGCGGAGCGGTTTCCGAATCTCCGGCTCGACACCGATCAGCTCGAGTATCAGCCGAGCGTGCAGTTCCGGTCGCTCAAATCGCTCCCGGTGGCGTGGAGCTAGGATTCGACATGACCCGAACCCTTCGCATTTCGGTCGATCATCGCTGTTGTGTGGGGAACGCGCAGTGCGTCAACCTGGCGCCGGCGGTGTTTCGTCACAACGAGAACGTCCAGTCGGAGGTGGTCGATCCGGCCGGAGCGCCCGAGGCCGTGATTCTCAAGGCTGCCCGGTTCTGCCCCACCAGCGCGATCCGGGTTGAAGACGCAACCACCGGTGCCGTGTTGTTTCCCTGACCAGGTAGATCCCAATGGCCGAATATCTCTCCGACTCCCGGAAGCGCGTCACCACGCTCGATTTGGTGCAGATGAAGCGGAAGGGGCAGCGGATCGTCATGATCACGGCCTACGACGCCTTGTTCGGCGCCTTAGTCGACGCCGCTGGAGTCGATGTCGTCCTGGTTGGTGATTCGGTGGCGCCGGTCCTCGCGGGTGAGGAGACGACACTTCCCGCCACGGTCGAGCAGATGATCTACCATGGCCGGATCACCCGGCGGGGAGTCAAGCGAGCGTTGGCGGTCGTCGATCTCCCGTTCTTGAGCTACCAGGTGTCGATTCCGGACGCCATCGCCAACGCCGGACGGATCCTCAAGGAAACCGGAGCCTCGGCGGTCAAGCTCGAGGGTGGCGCCTCGTGGGCTCCGACCATTGCCGCCTTGGTCAACGCCGGGATCCCGGTCATGGGCCACTTGGGATTCACGCCGCAGTCCGTCCACCAGCTAGGCGGCTTCAAGATCCAGGGCAAGCAGGCCGATGGCGCCCTGCAATTGGTGGAAGACGCCAAAGCCTTGGAGCAGGCCGGCGCCTTCGCCATGGTGCTCGAACTGATGCCGGGCCCGGTGGCCGCCTCCGTTACGCGGGCAGTGTCGATCCCGACCATCGGCATCGGCGCCGGCCCGGATTGCGATGGCCAAGTGCTGGTGCTCCATGACATGCTGGGGTTGAACGAGGGCTTCACACCGAAGTTCCTGAAACGCTACGCCGAGCTCGGGCAGGCGGTCCGGGACGCGGTGGGCCGATTTGGCGACGAGGTGAGGGGCGGACAGTATCCCGGACCGGAGCATACCCATGGGAGTTGATCTCACTATCTCCGAGCGGGCGCGGGCCATCCACGACCGGGCCATCGTGTGGGATGCCCATTGCGATACCCTGCAGCGGTTGGTGATCGACAATGTTGACCTTGGCCTCGCGAGCACCGCACAGGCCGATCTTCCGGCGTGGCGGGCCGGAGGGGTCAAGGCCCAGGTCTTCGCGGTCTGGGTCGACACGATCTACGGCTCGACCCACGCCGCCCGTCGGGCGCTCGACCAGATCGCAGCCTTCCATCAATTTTTGGCCAAGTATCCGGATCAGGCCGGCCTGGCGATGACCGGGGCGGACGTCCGGCGGCTCGCGAGCGAGGGAAAGCTGGCCGCGATCCTCGCCATCGAGGGCGGCCTCGCAATCCAGAACGACCTCGGGCTGCTCCGGACCTACGCCCGGCTCGGCGCGACTTCGATGACGCTGACTCACTCGGCGTCGATCGATTGGGCCGACTCGTCGACCGATACGGCCCGGTGGGGCGGGCTCAACGACTTGGGCCGCGAGGTGATCGCCGAGATGAACCGGCTTCGGATGGTCGTCGACGTCTCTCACGTGTCCGACGCCACCATCGAGCAGGTCGTCGCGCAGTCGACGGCGCCGGTGATCGCGTCGCACTCGTCGAGCAAGGTGGTGTGCAACCATCCCCGGAACCTGACCGACGCATTGGCCCGCGCCATTGCCGGAACGGGCGGAGTGATCGGCATCAATTTCGTGACTGAGATCTTGGATCAGGCCTACTACGACCACGTAACGGCCAGGCGGAGTTCGGTGCTGACCCTGCTCAACGAGCCGACCAACTATCCACCGGAGGATCTCGACCGGATCGCCGCGGAGCGGCTCAAGACTTGGTTCAAAGATGTGGCGTTCCGGCCGCCGTTCGAGCGGATCATCGAGCACATCGTGCACCTGGTGAACGTGGCTGGGGTCGACCACGTCGGGATCGGCGCCGATCTCGACAGTTGCGTGATTCCGCTTCCCGAAGGCTTCGACAGCGTGCGGGACTATCCCAAGCTCACCGAAGCGCTCTGCCGGAAAGAGTTTTCCGACACCGACATCGAGAAGATTATGGGCGGGAATTTCCTCCGGGTGTTCGAATCGGTCCGGGGCGCGTGAGGAACCTCGTTCCCGGCAGGCTCTTCGTCCTGCTTTGCGCTCTCAACTTGCTCAATTACATCGACCGCCAGGCCGTGACCGGGCTACTTGAACCGATCCGGAAAGATCTTGGCGCCACCGACACAGAGATGGGATTGGTCGGCTCGGCTTTTCTGTTGACGTACACGTTTCTGCCGCCGCTCTTCGGATGGCTCGGTGATCGGATGTCGAGAACCCGGTTGCTGGCGTCGTCCGCGGCGGTTTGGTGCGTTGCCACGGCGTCGTCCGGGTTGATTGGGTCGGTGGGGCAGCTGGCGGTGACGCGGGGGTTCGTCGGAATCGGCGAAGCGTCGTACATGGCCAACTCGCCCGGGCTGATTTCCGATCTCTATCCGGCGGCACGGCGCGGGCGGATGCTCTCGATCTTTTACTCGGCAGCCCCGATTGGCGCGGCCATCGGGGTCTCGCTGGCGGGGTACCTTGCAGGACACTTGGGTTGGCGGGCCGCGTGCCTGCTCGTCGGCATTCCTGGTCTGGTGGCCGCTTTCGCGCTGTTCCGCTCGCCCGAACCGCCTCGGGGCTCGATGGACGTGGGCCCGGTCTTACCTCCCGCGCTGATCGGTGTGACTCTCCGGCAGTTGTTCCGGAACTCCGGCTACCGGCTCCTGACGCTGGCCTTTGCGGGTCACATCTTCGTGCAGAATGCGGTCGAGTACTGGCTCCCGACGATTCTCCAGCGCGACAAGGGCATCCCGATTGCCGAAGCCAACGCCACCTATGGTCTGATGGTGTTCATTGCCGGGATCGCGGGGCCGTTGCTCGGCGCCATGGCCGGGGAGTGGCTGCTCCGCCGAACGCCGAGGGCCTACAGCCTGATCGCGGCACTGGCCATCGTGGGCACGATCATCCCGCTGGTGGCGCTGGCCGTATCCCAAACTCGAGTGGTGTTGTTCGGGAGCGTTTTAGCCGAGGCGTTGTTCGGCAATGCGGCAACCGGCCTGGTGCTGGCGATCGCGATGGGACTGGTCGGCGCCGAGGTGCGAAGTACCGCCGCCGCGGTGCTGTTGACCAGTTGCCACCTGCTCGGCGATTTCATTTCGTGGCCCCTGGTGGGCGCGATGTCGACCGCGATGGCCGGCGGTCGGTTGGGCTGGCTTCGGGGCCTCGCGGAGTCGGCGGGTGTTCGGGGCTCCGATCATCTGAGCATCGCACTGGTGTCGGTTGCCGCGCCGGTGGCGCTTGCGGCCGGCATTCTCTACTTCGCGTCGGCTGGGCGTACTCTTGTTACCAAGAGTTAATGGTGTATTTTTGTTAGCGGAATCCTAACCGCAAAACTTTTGCTAGCGAAGTTTCAGTGAGGCGTGGGCCAACGGGTGTTCTTCGCACCACGGTCATCGACGGAGAGAAGGTGCGGTCGTTTCTTCCCGCCCCACTACCCCCGAAGCCGCCCTTGGCCGACTCGACAGCGTCTCCTCGCTGCTGCCGAACACCGGCCTCTTTCTCTATATGTATTTGCGCAGAGAGGCGGTCCTCTCCTCTCAGATCGAGGGGACCCAGTCGTCGCTCTCTGACCTCCTGCTCTTCGAACTGGAGGAGGTACCAGGGATTCCGACCAGCCCCCTCCGCCAGGTCGGTACCGTGGCCAAGTCTGCGCGCCTGGCCGAACCGACGGTCGCGACCGTGTTCAAGAAGATGACCAAGCTCGGTTTGGTTCGGGAGGTTACGGGCAAACGTCGAAATTGGATCTTCGGGTATGATCCGTATCTGCCAATCCTCAGTGAAGGAACCGAAGTCGAGTAGTCCGGAATGCTGAGATCACACCGTCCACGGGGGTACGATGACGCGAGCACCTATCTTTTGTGTCTTCTGGGCCGCGACGGCGTTGGCGCAGGCACCGGCCACCCTTCCGCCGGCCGAGCGACAGTTCGTAGCCGTAGATGCGCCGATCGTAGCGCTGGCCCACGTCAAGGTCGTGGATGGCACCGGCTCAGCGCCGCGTGATGACCAGACCGTGATTGTCGAGCGCGGCCGGATCACCTGGGTCGGCGCTAGTGGGTTGGCTCGGATCCCGGCTGGCGCTCAAGTCCTTGAGCTCGCTGGGCACACGGTCATCCCGGGTATGGTCGGACTCCACGACCACACGTTTTACGGTGGGGCACAGTGGCCGTATGTCCACCAGCCCGTGAGCGCGCCGCGGCTCTATCTTGCGGCGGGTGTGACCACGATCCGGACGACCGGGAGCATCGCGCCCTATCAAGATCTCATTCTCAAGCGGTCGATCGACGCCGGAGAGATGGTCGGCCCGAGAATGTACGTCACCGGTCCGTACATCACCGGCCCAGGCGGCAATCACGGCATCATGCACGAGGTCACCACGCCGGAGGCCGCCCGCCGGATCGCGGCGTATTGGGCTGCGGAGGGTGCCAGCTGGTTGAAAGTCTATGACCGGATCACCCGCGCCGAGCTGGCGGCGCTGGTGGCTGAGGCGCACAAACACGGCGTCAAGGTCACCGGCCACCTCTGCTCCATCGGTTATCGCGAAGCGGTGGAACTCGGCATGGACGCCGTCGAGCACGGTCTTTATGCCAATCAGGAGTACGATCCCGACAAGCGGCGCGATCAGTGCCCCGGGGTCAAGATGAGCGTGTTCGAGACCCTCGACCTGAACGGCGAGCCCGTCCAGGCAACCTTCCGCGACATGGTGCGGAAGCAGGTGGCCATGACCTCCACGGTGGCGATCTTCGAAGGGCTGATGGCGGACCGGCCGCCCCTCGAACAACGGACGCTCGACGCGCTCTACCCTCCGGCCAAAGAAGCGTATCTGCAGGCGCGGACCGCTCTGGCGGCGGCCGGGCCAGCGTCGTCCGGCGTGACCGAGGCCGCCTTCAAGAAGCTGCTCGGCTACGAGCTGGCGTTCGTCCAGGCCGGCGGGCTGTTAGGCGCGGGCGTCGATCCCACCGGTATTGGCGGCGTCCTGGCCGGCTTCGGTGACCAGCGGAACTACGAGCTCTTCCTCGAGGCCGGGTTTACTCCGGTGGAGGCGATCCAGGTTCTTTCCGCAAACGGCGCCCAAATCCTCGGTGCGGCGGCCGACTTCGGGACGGTGACTCCGGGCAAGTCAGCCGACCTGGTCGTCATCAAGGGCGACCCCACCATCCGCCCTGGGGATATTCGGAACGTGACCTTGGTGTTCCGGAACGGGGTCGGCTATGACTCGGCCAAGCTGATCGAGTCGGTGCGGGGGATGGTCGGGCTCCGGTAGCCGCTTGAAACCGGCCTGCTGACCAGGGGGTAGGACCCGTCCTAATGCACCTACTCCTTCAGGATCTTCGGTTTGCCGTTCGGCGCCTCGCCAAACGGCCCGGCTTCACCGTGATCGCGCTCCTGTCCATCGCCATCGGCATCGGCGCCAACACCGCGATCTTCTCCCTCGTCAACGCCACCATCTTCAGGAAACTGCCACTCGACCGGCCGGCCGAGCTGGTCGAGATCTACAAGGTGGCTCCGGGGTTTACCCACGGGCCGGTGTCGTTCCCGGACCTCCGCGATCTCGAGCGCGAAGGGGGCGAGGTCTTTACCGGGGTGGCCGGGTTCCGGCTGAGTTTCGTGGAAGAAGACGTCGCGGGCGGAGTCGAAGCGCTGCTGGCGGAGGTCGTGACCGGGAACTACTTCCCGCTGCTCGGCGTACCCGCTCTCCACGGGCGGACCCTGCTCCCGTCGGATGACGTGGTACCCGGGGTGGCCATCCCGTGGTGATGGTGTCGTATGGGTACTGGCAGCGCCGTTACGGCGGCGATCCGGCGGCGGTGGGACGAGAAATCCGGCTCAATGGCCGGCCCTTCACGATCGTTGGCGTGGCGTCGCGGGCCTTTACCGGGAGCCTCCGGGGTTTGAGCCCGGCCATCTACGGCCCCCGGATGATGGTGAACCAGTTAAACCCCTCCGATGTCAGTGACCTCGAAGCCCGCGGCGACCAGGGCGTTTTTCCCAAGGCGCGGCTCAAACCGGGCGTTTCGCAGGGCCGGGCGGCAATCGTCCTGGCGCGCCTCACCCGGTCGCTCCGGGAGCAGTATCCGGGTCCCTGGCAGCAGGACA encodes:
- a CDS encoding ArsR family transcriptional regulator; amino-acid sequence: MGGVNGDEHPGVGFPVVAHHHLLAGPSLDQIGPRGHVGRCLSCGVEIRRDIPTMSSRARTRPYSIKRRDQIAALESAVRQEIVDTIQAAGPLSAPEVSTLMGRPADALYYHLKRLVKVGLLVVKATRRTGRRDEAVYDLAGHPLVLDYPVKVAGHEDPLSRLVRSMLRTGERDFRAAVGTGQARPDGDRRNLWAGRRHAWLSPRDLERVNGLVDQLVAIMTRARKPATGELCTLTLVLAPRVSRAGRRPPRSPSNRKAA
- the ggt gene encoding gamma-glutamyltransferase; the encoded protein is MTIRSTLLALSLSVPPLMAQVTSPATRSGRSTVYAPRAAVATSQPLATTAALAILEQGGNAIDAVVAAAAVLNVTEPHMTGMGGDMFAILWSAKEKRLVGLDASGKSGSKVDVAGLVAAGETTAPNTGARAVTVPGALAGWNALLTKYGTKTLGEVLAPAIRLAEEGFPVSPVIAQDWATEVEKLSGDPGARTTYLIEGRRAPTPGEWFKNPDQARTFRRIAAGGIGVFYGGDLGREFVTGLEKLGGYLTLEDLRAMTPRWVEPLSVNYKGYTLHELPPAGQGIAALQMLKMLEPINLKSMGHNSARYLHTLIEAKKLAHADLAKYVADPDYMTVKPAALLDSGYLAKRAARIDPRRAADRPAPGEIATASETVYLTVADAEGNMVSFINSIYSYFGSGVVIPGTGIMLQNRGAGFVLTEGHPNRLAPNKRPLHTIIPAFVTRQGQPWLSYGVMGGDMQPQGHVQVLLNLVEFGMDPQEAIEAARFRHLAGLTVSVENLPEAIARELTAMGHQLRDPKGIAFGGGQAILKLSRGWAAGSDPRKDGMAGGR
- a CDS encoding Glu/Leu/Phe/Val dehydrogenase family protein, with the protein product MTTWTDLIKAWPGQEVVVRYDREADAWMFIAIHATHGTRSVGGCRMKVYGSPEEGLWDAIRLAEGMTNKWAAIDVNYGGGKAVIALSKPVAGPDRTALLLRFGRMIDSLNGRYGTGPDIGTTPADMALLATVTRFVHCYDWKIKAPYDPGIYTALGVFVGMRAAWRHVTGSDDLRGVRVLVQGGGDTGAPLARYLTKGGAVVLLNDINAEKVAALAAELKAETVPTDRVYDTACDIYAPCSVGATLDETTIPKLRCRVVAGAANNQLRASEDGPRLVARNILYAPDYVVNGAGAVSLAMVDEGATFEAIELAIQQMDARLTGIFKDAAARGESPVEAARRMVERRLAAIKT
- a CDS encoding membrane dipeptidase; amino-acid sequence: MGVDLTISERARAIHDRAIVWDAHCDTLQRLVIDNVDLGLASTAQADLPAWRAGGVKAQVFAVWVDTIYGSTHAARRALDQIAAFHQFLAKYPDQAGLAMTGADVRRLASEGKLAAILAIEGGLAIQNDLGLLRTYARLGATSMTLTHSASIDWADSSTDTARWGGLNDLGREVIAEMNRLRMVVDVSHVSDATIEQVVAQSTAPVIASHSSSKVVCNHPRNLTDALARAIAGTGGVIGINFVTEILDQAYYDHVTARRSSVLTLLNEPTNYPPEDLDRIAAERLKTWFKDVAFRPPFERIIEHIVHLVNVAGVDHVGIGADLDSCVIPLPEGFDSVRDYPKLTEALCRKEFSDTDIEKIMGGNFLRVFESVRGA
- the panB gene encoding 3-methyl-2-oxobutanoate hydroxymethyltransferase produces the protein MAEYLSDSRKRVTTLDLVQMKRKGQRIVMITAYDALFGALVDAAGVDVVLVGDSVAPVLAGEETTLPATVEQMIYHGRITRRGVKRALAVVDLPFLSYQVSIPDAIANAGRILKETGASAVKLEGGASWAPTIAALVNAGIPVMGHLGFTPQSVHQLGGFKIQGKQADGALQLVEDAKALEQAGAFAMVLELMPGPVAASVTRAVSIPTIGIGAGPDCDGQVLVLHDMLGLNEGFTPKFLKRYAELGQAVRDAVGRFGDEVRGGQYPGPEHTHGS
- a CDS encoding cytochrome P450; the protein is MSDHGDDLFAPSVIADPYTYFGQLRETDPIHWNARSELWIITRYDDLVWLVRHHELFSSAVIRSDQRPPYPPIDPEDRGLFEEVRHFRSDQLVEKDRPDHTRMREAVHEYFTPTAMEAWRPFVRTAVAELLDEVAPKGRMDVLQVLAAPLPVRIITHMMGVPNEDREYLRELAGKLLYINRGEPYRMKPLMEGIRAMMAYVEPKVGTRAEHPENDFISVLATAEQAGVFTRHQVLVNTALLLFAGHETTMNLICNGTLALLRHPEQWAKLCADPAGLTRLATEECLRYDPPVKSTQRIAAADVERHGKQIKKGDRIRWIMAAANRDPRAFTDPDRFDLSRSPNPHVSFGSGIHYCLGATLARVEGQEVFRALAERFPNLRLDTDQLEYQPSVQFRSLKSLPVAWS
- a CDS encoding ferredoxin, with translation MTRTLRISVDHRCCVGNAQCVNLAPAVFRHNENVQSEVVDPAGAPEAVILKAARFCPTSAIRVEDATTGAVLFP
- a CDS encoding CocE/NonD family hydrolase, translating into MRLATLLVFAGAIVASPAAAQDREVEIQWGVKILLRDGIRLNATIYRPRGVTTPGPVVFTLTPYIGDTYHKFAMEMARDGYTFAAVDVRGRGNSEGAFEPFINEAKDGHDVVEWFAAQPWSTGKIGMWGGSYGGFDQWATIKELPPHLTTIIPVAPAYLGIDFPMVGNIFSTYLPQWLTFTSGKTAQAQIFADMGQWAGYAKILRREGLPFQALDSIAGNQSTVFQKWLANPTPGPYWDATSPTPAQYARMTQPILTITGHYDGDQLGTLTHYRAFLQHATPEARQNIYLVIGPWDHGGTRVPTAEVNGVRFGPASLLSIHQLHKAWYDWTLQGIGSRPEFLEKRVAYYVAGSNGDFWRYADSLEAVATDTKKFYLNSTGGRATDLFGGGRLDPTAPDRSDPDVYTYNPLDPPAAGDVTHPSALSFVDQGRVLNTGGNGVIYHTEPFWEETEIAGNVALTIWLALDVPDTDLAATLFEILPDGRSIELASAQLRARYRESLRQEKLVPPGVPLPYQLTNFNWFARRIARGSRLRLFFRSPNGTERQQNFNSGGVVAKETRRDARTARITVFHDRAHPSVLVVPIRR
- a CDS encoding cytochrome P450, with product MVPALSSPNIALLPRHDLLSPVPFRWRRDPDAGDLGRSGAAVATRPRFAFYPFGGGARQCIGEPVALQPSIVLEPRGELPIRLIR